A genomic stretch from Candidatus Dependentiae bacterium includes:
- the acs gene encoding acetate--CoA ligase: MSDKFWSNEAKKLDWFKEWDKVSSGEKPYVKWFVGGKLNASYQCVDRHVKNGLGEKVALYWESESGESQSFTYNDFYIQVNKLASGLKNLGVKKGDIVVLYMPMIPQAIFSMLAVARLGAIHNVVFSAFSYKSLKDRIIDTNAKFIITADFVLRRGKYTDLKFIVDLAAHETSIEKVILIKRTDKPVAIDNKKDILYEELISKSEDYCEPEHMESSDPLFILYTSGTTGKPKGIVHSTGGYLTYINSTFESAFGKVKDEIYWCTADIGWVTGHSYVVYAPLMSGTTMILHEGAPDYPDPSTWWKIIQKYKVSVFYTSPTAIRMLIKLGQEWLSGFDLSSLRVLGSVGEAINPDVWQWFFEHVGNKKCPIIDTWWQTETGGFMISPKREYGIEKLKPGSATFPLNIIDAQIVDEHGLPLPDGYKGYLVIKNCWPGLTLGIWGDNKRYEETYWSKFKDCYYAGDFAIKDKDGYFWILGRSDETLNIAGHRIGTAEIENAVIKNHMVAEAAVAAVPDKIKGQDFALFVVLKTQHENTDIIKTEIINTLKIEIGALAKPGKIYFVDSLPKTRSGKIIRRVLSNLLQKQDIGDLSTLENISAIENIKSVIR; encoded by the coding sequence ATGAGTGATAAATTTTGGTCGAATGAAGCAAAAAAGTTGGATTGGTTTAAAGAGTGGGATAAAGTAAGTTCAGGCGAAAAGCCTTATGTAAAATGGTTTGTTGGTGGAAAATTAAATGCATCATACCAGTGTGTAGATAGGCACGTAAAAAATGGGTTAGGCGAAAAAGTTGCACTTTATTGGGAAAGTGAGTCCGGAGAATCTCAAAGCTTTACATACAATGATTTTTATATTCAGGTAAATAAACTTGCCTCAGGGTTGAAAAATCTTGGTGTAAAAAAGGGTGATATAGTAGTTTTATATATGCCCATGATTCCACAAGCGATATTTTCTATGTTGGCCGTTGCGCGCTTAGGCGCAATACACAATGTCGTATTTTCTGCTTTTTCTTATAAATCATTAAAAGATCGAATAATAGACACAAATGCAAAATTTATAATTACTGCGGATTTTGTTTTGCGCAGAGGAAAATATACGGATCTAAAATTTATTGTAGATTTGGCTGCACATGAAACATCGATAGAAAAAGTTATTTTGATAAAACGTACCGATAAACCTGTTGCCATTGATAATAAAAAAGATATTTTATATGAAGAATTAATTAGTAAATCTGAAGATTACTGTGAACCCGAACATATGGAATCAAGTGATCCATTATTTATACTTTATACTTCCGGAACTACCGGAAAACCAAAAGGCATAGTTCATTCAACCGGTGGTTATTTAACTTATATAAATTCAACTTTTGAATCTGCATTTGGTAAAGTTAAAGATGAAATTTATTGGTGTACTGCCGATATTGGTTGGGTAACCGGACATTCATATGTTGTTTATGCGCCATTAATGTCGGGAACAACCATGATTCTTCATGAAGGCGCTCCGGATTATCCCGATCCATCAACTTGGTGGAAGATTATTCAAAAATATAAAGTATCAGTTTTTTATACTTCGCCAACTGCAATAAGAATGTTAATAAAATTGGGCCAAGAATGGCTTTCCGGTTTTGACTTAAGTTCATTGCGTGTTTTAGGTTCCGTTGGTGAAGCTATTAATCCGGACGTTTGGCAATGGTTTTTTGAACACGTTGGTAATAAAAAATGTCCAATTATAGATACCTGGTGGCAGACGGAAACCGGTGGTTTTATGATTTCACCAAAAAGAGAGTATGGAATCGAAAAATTAAAACCCGGATCTGCAACTTTTCCGCTAAATATTATAGATGCGCAAATTGTTGATGAACATGGGTTGCCTTTGCCGGATGGATATAAAGGGTATTTGGTGATAAAAAATTGTTGGCCCGGATTAACTTTGGGTATTTGGGGTGATAATAAAAGATACGAAGAAACTTATTGGTCAAAATTTAAAGATTGTTATTATGCCGGCGATTTTGCAATAAAAGATAAAGACGGATATTTTTGGATTTTGGGAAGATCCGATGAAACTTTAAATATTGCAGGTCACAGGATCGGAACTGCAGAAATAGAAAATGCCGTAATTAAAAATCATATGGTTGCCGAAGCGGCTGTTGCAGCTGTACCGGATAAAATAAAAGGACAGGATTTTGCTCTTTTTGTTGTTTTAAAAACGCAACACGAAAATACTGATATTATAAAAACGGAAATAATTAATACTTTGAAAATAGAGATTGGCGCTTTGGCAAAACCTGGTAAGATATATTTTGTTGATAGTTTACCAAAAACCAGATCGGGTAAAATTATAAGAAGAGTTTTATCCAACTTATTACAAAAACAAGATATTGGTGATTTATCGACGTTGGAAAATATAAGTGCAATTGAAAATATAAAATCTGTAATCAGATAA
- the wecB gene encoding UDP-N-acetylglucosamine 2-epimerase (non-hydrolyzing), with the protein MNKPIILVVGTRAEAIKLVPLYFALKKEKINTLLCATFQHSDLLQQVFDIFNVTPDFNLDVMIKNQDLFYLQKTIMDRTKEVYEKVKPQLVLVHGDTTTTMASALAAFYLHIPVGHVEAGLRTGNMKSPFPEELNRKLVGQIADYHFAPTAFSTANLLSEGINRERVFCTGNTVVDSLNWMRDLIDNKKIEIEKYLINLIEIAKKENKKIILLTAHRRESFGSGLERIFGAVKKFANIYKDSLIIFPMHPNPNVLLAAEKEDILNINNIKIINALSYKDLIYVLLNSNFVVTDSGGIQEEAVSLGKHVIVLRDVTERWEGVWDGSEDLVGTNENLILSSMEKCYHLKKTNEKMSSIYGDGNACQRIVSILKNKLNL; encoded by the coding sequence ATGAATAAACCGATAATTTTAGTTGTTGGTACAAGAGCTGAAGCTATAAAACTTGTGCCATTATATTTTGCATTAAAAAAAGAAAAAATAAATACACTTTTATGTGCAACATTTCAACACTCGGATTTGTTGCAACAAGTATTTGATATTTTTAATGTCACACCGGATTTTAATCTTGATGTTATGATAAAAAATCAGGATTTATTTTATTTACAAAAGACAATTATGGATAGAACTAAAGAGGTCTATGAAAAAGTAAAACCTCAATTGGTCTTAGTTCATGGCGATACAACAACAACTATGGCATCGGCTCTTGCTGCATTTTATTTACATATTCCGGTTGGGCATGTTGAAGCCGGTTTAAGAACCGGTAATATGAAATCACCATTTCCTGAAGAATTAAATAGAAAATTGGTTGGTCAAATAGCAGATTATCATTTTGCACCAACGGCATTTTCTACAGCAAATCTTTTATCCGAAGGTATAAATCGTGAACGAGTTTTTTGTACCGGAAATACCGTTGTTGATTCTTTAAATTGGATGCGAGACTTAATAGATAATAAAAAAATAGAAATAGAAAAATATTTAATAAATCTTATAGAAATAGCTAAAAAAGAAAATAAAAAAATAATTTTACTTACTGCGCACAGACGAGAATCTTTTGGTTCCGGATTGGAACGAATTTTTGGAGCTGTTAAAAAATTTGCAAATATTTATAAAGATTCTTTGATAATTTTCCCTATGCATCCAAATCCCAATGTTTTACTTGCAGCCGAAAAAGAAGATATTCTAAATATTAATAATATAAAAATTATAAATGCACTATCTTATAAAGATCTGATATATGTTTTGTTGAATTCTAATTTTGTTGTTACCGATTCCGGAGGGATACAGGAAGAAGCTGTAAGTTTAGGCAAACATGTTATAGTGTTGCGTGATGTTACAGAGCGTTGGGAGGGCGTTTGGGATGGCTCCGAGGACCTTGTTGGTACCAATGAAAATTTAATTTTATCTTCTATGGAAAAATGCTATCATCTAAAAAAAACAAATGAAAAAATGTCATCGATTTATGGTGACGGAAATGCTTGTCAAAGAATTGTTTCAATTCTTAAAAATAAGCTAAATTTATAA
- a CDS encoding nucleotide sugar dehydrogenase, with the protein MKKVSVVGLGYIGLPTAIVTAQNGYQVYGFDVDLSKIEKIHKAISPIIENGIENKLKSVIENKLLTVSGNIKQADIFLVAVPTPFLNSDKKIKKADLSYVFSAAKEISKVLVHGNLVILESTVPVGTTLEFARLIEKESGLKLSKDFYVSHCPERVLPGRIFEELVSNDRVIGGICQTASELSKNFYSSFVLGQIYITDDKTAEMVKLAENSYRDLNIAYANELSLMAKSIGVDPFKLIELANKHPRVNILQPGCGVGGHCIAVDPWFLIQAFPKNSKVLQAARNINDSKPDVIIKNVLNAVAKIIKPDIPRPRVLALGLTFKPDVDDLRGSPALKIAAELNRKRELFEFAVLEPNLGENMLDGLGFKRFYNFYESVKWADLILILVKHSAFYEIKNFDLKNKVVIDECGLTYKLYELKSRFNLDFGVDGNRDYKNIRGNQ; encoded by the coding sequence ATGAAGAAGGTTTCTGTTGTCGGTCTTGGATATATTGGATTACCAACAGCCATAGTTACCGCTCAAAATGGATATCAGGTTTATGGTTTTGATGTAGATTTATCTAAAATAGAAAAAATACATAAAGCCATATCTCCAATAATAGAAAATGGAATAGAAAATAAATTAAAAAGTGTTATAGAAAATAAATTATTAACAGTTTCAGGTAACATTAAACAGGCTGATATATTTTTAGTTGCCGTTCCAACTCCATTTTTAAATAGTGATAAAAAAATAAAAAAAGCTGATTTATCTTATGTATTTAGTGCTGCAAAAGAAATATCCAAAGTATTGGTTCATGGTAATTTGGTTATTTTGGAATCTACTGTTCCTGTAGGTACTACTTTGGAATTTGCACGTTTAATTGAAAAAGAATCCGGATTAAAATTATCAAAAGATTTTTATGTTTCACATTGTCCTGAAAGAGTTTTGCCCGGAAGAATATTTGAAGAATTGGTTTCAAACGATAGGGTTATTGGTGGCATATGTCAAACAGCAAGTGAATTATCAAAAAATTTTTATTCTTCTTTTGTTTTGGGTCAAATTTATATTACCGATGATAAAACAGCAGAGATGGTAAAACTTGCAGAAAATTCTTATAGAGATTTAAATATTGCATACGCCAATGAACTTTCACTGATGGCAAAATCTATAGGCGTGGATCCATTTAAATTGATTGAACTTGCAAATAAGCATCCAAGGGTAAATATTTTACAACCCGGATGTGGCGTTGGTGGTCATTGTATTGCTGTTGATCCCTGGTTTTTAATTCAAGCATTCCCCAAAAATTCTAAGGTATTGCAAGCTGCAAGAAACATAAATGATTCAAAACCAGATGTTATTATAAAAAATGTTTTAAATGCTGTTGCAAAAATAATTAAACCTGATATTCCTAGACCAAGGGTTTTGGCGTTGGGGTTAACATTTAAGCCTGATGTTGATGATTTAAGAGGTTCTCCTGCTTTAAAAATTGCAGCTGAGCTTAACAGAAAGCGAGAGCTCTTTGAGTTTGCCGTTTTAGAACCAAACCTTGGAGAGAATATGTTGGATGGCTTGGGTTTTAAACGATTCTATAATTTTTATGAATCTGTTAAATGGGCAGATTTGATTCTAATTTTGGTAAAGCATTCTGCTTTTTATGAAATAAAAAATTTTGATTTAAAAAATAAAGTAGTTATAGATGAATGTGGGCTGACTTATAAGCTTTATGAGCTAAAAAGTCGGTTTAATTTAGATTTTGGGGTAGATGGTAATAGGGATTACAAAAACATTAGGGGAAATCAATGA